CTAGCATAGTGCTGGATGAGGCTACGGTAACCGCAGCAGTATAACCACTTAGAAGACCTGCAAAAAATGCCCCTGGACCTGTCCACCAACTGCAAGCCACCCCTATTGTAAATCCAATCAATGCAGTTACAGTAAGTACAATAGCGGCTGCAGCAACTGAAAGAACTGCTTTAAGAACATCTGGATATTCATCTTTTAAAATAGCTTTACAATTATGTTTAAAGTCTTCAATCGCTTTAACCTTAATTTTGGGGCTTACATTAGAATTGTCAGGCCTCGCCAATATAACTTGTGACAACTCTATTAATTCTTTATTAATTAATAAACTTTTTTCTGATGGGAGCGATTGTAAACTAATTTGGAGTGCCTCAACGTTCTCGTTCCATAAGGATAGAAGCTTTGCGCTACAATATTTACAGATTAAACCAAAAAGATTTTCTACATTTTTATCATCTTTTGCTGAGGTGATGATGAAATCAGCAAATAATTCTTTCGATTTAATTCTATCTAGTGCTTTCACATCCGCTTTGGGGGAATCGGATTTTGTTCCAACACAAATAATAGGGGCAGTAGGTACATAGTGACGAAATTCTTGAATACTTTTAAGGATTTCTTCTTCCTTAATTTCTTGGGTTAGATCAATACAAAATACCCCAACATCTGCACCTCTATAAAACATTTTTGACATTCCTTTGTATTTCTCTCGTCCAGCTGTGTCCCATATGCTCACACTGTTATTAGAGTCTATTCGCCTTGTCAAAAAATCAGCACCTATGGTAAGTGGGGCCCCATCTTCGAAATTTAGATTTGCTATTCGATTATTAAGTTGAGTTTTACCACTATCACTTTTACCAAAAAAAACGACCTTATATATCATGGTTTAACCTCAAAGTGACTTACATAACATTTTAGGGCGAGATGCATTCGAGATTAAAAAAAGTGATGCAAACTTTAGTACAAATTTCCCTTATTACATAAGTTAGCGAACGAACTAATTACTTTAGTTATAATGAAAGTACAACAAAATGAATATTGCTGCCTGAGGCTGTTTGCCTCAAGCAGTAACTAGAATTAAATTTCCATTAAATCTTTTTCTTTTTCGGCTAATAATCCGTCTATTTCAAGAATATATTTATCAGTAAGCTTTTGAATAACCTCTGTTGCGCGACGTTCATCGTCTTCTGAAATAGTTTTATCTTTGACCAAATCCTTTAATTGAGTATTCGCATCCCTTCTAATGTTACGAATGGAAACTTTCCCTTGTTCGCCTTCATTACGAACAACCTTGATCAACTCTTTTCTACGTTCTTCAGTCAATGGGGGCATTGGAACACGAATCGCACTGCCTGCTGTCGCAGGATTCAACCCCAAATCTGAAGTCAAAATAGCTTTTTCTACGGCTGCTACCATAGATTTTTCCCATGGAGTCACTAAAATTGTTCGTGAATCACTAGCAGAAACATTTGCTATTTGATTTAAGGGGGTCATAGTTCCGTAATAATCAACTTGAATGTGATCGAGCAAACCAACATTCGCTCTTCCTGTGCGAATTTTAGTCAAATCAGTTTGTAACACTTCAATAGTTTTTTTCATCCGCTTTTCTGAATCTTGCTTAATCTCATTTATCATGATTAGCTCCGACTATAGTTCCTACGCGCTCTCCAGATACAATTCTTCTTAATGCATTAGGTGCAGTCATATCAAAAACCTGTAAAGGCATACCTTGATCCTGACAAAGACAAATTGCAGTAGAGTCCATTACTTCCAAGCCTTGTGTTAAAACTTCAATATAAGTTAAATAATCATACCGTTTGGCGTTAGGGTTTTTAAAAGGATCTTCTGAATAAACACCATCGACTTTAGTGGCTTTTAAAACTACATCAGCTCCTATTTCAATAGCTCTTAAACAAGCGGCGGTATCTGTAGTGAAAAACGGATTTCCAGTTCCGGCCGCAAAAATTACAACATATCCAGTTCGCAAATGTTCAATTGCTTTGCGTCGATGATACGGGTCAACTACACCTAGCATAGGAATAGCTGACATAATACGCGCAGGCATATCAATACGTTCTAAAGCATCTCTCACCGCTAAAGCATTCATTACGGTAGCAAGCATTCCCATATGATCGCCTGTTACACGACCAACACCTGCCTGAGAAAGTGCTTTACCACGAAATAAATTACCACCACCTAATACGAGACCAACCTCAACGCCCATCTTAATTAAATCGGCTATATCCTTAGCTAATGTATCTAAGACTGAGGGATCAATACCAAATTGTGACTTGCCCATAAGGGCTTCGCCACTATATTTAAGTAAAATACGCTTATATTTTAATGGGTGACTTTCATTCATCATGTACGAACCTGAGCCATCACTTCTTCAACAAAGTTGTCTTCTTTTTTCTCGATACCTTCTCCAACTTCATAACGAACAAAAGAAAGAACTTCAGTATTCTTTTCTTTCAAAAGTTGACCTACTTTAATATCTGGATTTTTAACAAAGGGTTGACCTAATAAGCTTACTTCATCAATAAACTTGTTGATTCGACCTTCAATCATTTTATCGATAATTTCTTGTGGCTTGCCACTTTCTTTGGCTTGAGCAGTAAAAATCTCACGTTCATTTTCGATGGCTTCAGTAGATACTTGATCTTTACTTACTACAATGGGTTTGCTCGCAGCAATATGCATTGCAATATCTTTAGCAAGCTCTTCATCACCATTTTTAAGCGCAGCCATAACACCAATTCTTGATCCATGTAAATAGCAACCAATAACTCCAGTGTCGCAATGCATACGTTCTATGCGTCTTAATTTAATATTTTCGCCAATCTTTGCTACTAACTGTTGACGGGCTTGTTCTACGGTACCGCCTGATGGAAGAGGCATAGCGGACAATTCTACAATTGTTGTGGCTGAACTATTCAATGCAGCATTAGCAACTGAGTTAGCAAAGTTGGTAAAGTTCTCATCACGCGCCACAAAATCTGTTTCACTGTTTATCTCTAGCATCACTGCGCTGCGTCCATCAACAGAACGTGCGATTATTATTACACCTTCCGCAGCAACACGATCAGCTTTCTTATCTGCTTTTGCCTGGCCTGCTTTACGCATTTCAATGATTGCAGCTTCTATGTCACCATTGGTTGCTATTAGAAATTTTTTACACTCCATCATACCAGCACCTGTACGCTCACGTAACTGCATGACTAAACTTGCACTAATTGACATTTTCATTTCTCCGTATAGCAAAAAGGGGGCAAATTTAGGTGTTTAAACACCCAGCCCCCTATATGTTAAATTCTAATTATTCCCCAGCTTTTTCTGCATCTTTAGTTTGTTCAACTACTTCTACAAATTCAGCGTCAGATGAACCTACTCCTACTGTATTAGTGCCTTTAGCATCTAAAATCGCATCAGCAATACAACGTACGTAAATATCAACTGCTCTCATGGAGTCATCATTACCCGGAATAATATAATCAATATTTCTTGGGCTATTGTTGGTATCAACAACACCAATCACAGGGATTTTTAATCGATGTGCTTCTTCAACAGCAATATGCTCGAAGCCAACATCAACAACAAACAGAGCATCAGGCAAACCACCCATGTGCTCAATCCCACCTAAACCTCTTTCTAATTTTTCAAGTTCACGTGTCAGCATCAATGCTTCTTTTTTAATCATGCCGGTAAATAATCCTTTTTCTTTCATTTCTTTTAATTCTTTTAAGCGAAAAATGGATTGACGAACAGTTTTATAGTTGGTCAACATACCACCTAACCAACGATGATCAACATAAGGCATACCACAACGCTTCGCATGTTCACGAATACTGTCCTGTGCTGCCCTTTTAGTTCCTACAAATAAAATTTTTGCTTTATTAGATGCCAATCTACCCACATAATTGACAACATCATTGAGCATTACCATTGTTTTTTCAAGATTGATAATGTGAATTTTGTTGCGGGAACCAAAAATATAATCGCCCATTTCAGGATTCCAAAAACGCGTTCTGTGTCCAAAATGAGCACCTGATTCAAGCAATTCACGCATGCTTATATTCATAATTTATTCTCCAGGGTTATTCCTCCACGCTTCCCATACGAAACCCTCAAGGGACCCTATCGTATGTGCCGAACCGTGTGTGTATTTAAAGCGCGGTATTTATAACATATTCAACGAAATTCATCAATCGAATTTAGTCGCAATTCATTTTTTTTATCTTGTGCTAAGCTTTTTATATGAGCGTTCTTATTGCGTTCCGGAATATACAGTGACTAGTTTTTATATACGGTAATTTATTGAACCTAAAAATTAAGAATAAAATGTATCAATATAATCCAAACTTACATGTAAAAATCTGGTTAAGTAATAATCCAAACGTGTTTATGAATTTGGAAAATCAAATTCGTCTTATTGAAATGCGCGAAAACAATCCTAACGATACAATTCATCTAGTATATGACTCTGCATTATTGACTCATGCTTCTGTAAATTCATTAGATGAATTCTGTAAGGAACATAATATTATTACTTTGGATGCCAACACCCTACTTGCCACCCTTCAATCGGATAATGAATTGAAATTGTATAGTTTTTATAAAGAAGAATTATCTAATTTAAAATCTGGTGGGAATTTGGCCGTTGCAAGTGATATTTTAAGATGGCTGTCACCAATATTTAAAAAAGGAACTTATACAGATTTTGATTTCCCCATTGATACATCCAAACTTCCTAAGCTCATTGCAACTGAAATGCCCATACTTCTTAACATCGGTAGTTTAAAAATGGGTAGAAAAGAATTTATTCTATCAAATAATGATTTTGTTGCTATTGTAGATGAACTTGCTGCAAAAAAAGACATTGAACGCGTACAATCCGGACTTATCTCAAGACTAGCACATTATGATACCGATTTTATTGAACGAACTGAAAATGAATTAAATGCCAACAGCTTTATAAATCGCCATCTTTTAAAGTTCATGAAAAATCGTTCTGAGTCCCTTTATATAGCAAAATCCAAAGAAATCCTACCACCAGATACTTCCGATTCTTCATTAAAAATCAGAGCCTATATTAATGAAGTAATGACCGATAGAAATAAATTTTTAGATTTTAATAAAATCGAGGCGCAAGAAACCCAAGAAGAGGTGATCAAGAGATTACGGAAAGATCTCGAGACACAATTGAACCTAATTAAGTATCTTTTTTTCAGCAAAGAATATTCTTCAATTAGACGGATTTTAGAAAAAAATGATGAGAAGTTCCTAGCTTATTTAATGAATAAGGAACGAGACCTTTATATTAAGTCCATTGTGGTCTGCACTACAGGTCCAATACAAATATCAAATGCATTATTCAGTGGGTACGTTGTGGACTCCGATAAGTTCATTAAAGAGATTCAACCTCTCTCTTTCAATCATTATGGATTGCAAAATGCTTTTCGCTCACAAAATTCTATTCCCTTGCACGAAAA
The DNA window shown above is from Legionella sp. PC997 and carries:
- the frr gene encoding ribosome recycling factor, yielding MINEIKQDSEKRMKKTIEVLQTDLTKIRTGRANVGLLDHIQVDYYGTMTPLNQIANVSASDSRTILVTPWEKSMVAAVEKAILTSDLGLNPATAGSAIRVPMPPLTEERRKELIKVVRNEGEQGKVSIRNIRRDANTQLKDLVKDKTISEDDERRATEVIQKLTDKYILEIDGLLAEKEKDLMEI
- the pyrH gene encoding UMP kinase; amino-acid sequence: MMNESHPLKYKRILLKYSGEALMGKSQFGIDPSVLDTLAKDIADLIKMGVEVGLVLGGGNLFRGKALSQAGVGRVTGDHMGMLATVMNALAVRDALERIDMPARIMSAIPMLGVVDPYHRRKAIEHLRTGYVVIFAAGTGNPFFTTDTAACLRAIEIGADVVLKATKVDGVYSEDPFKNPNAKRYDYLTYIEVLTQGLEVMDSTAICLCQDQGMPLQVFDMTAPNALRRIVSGERVGTIVGANHDK
- the tsf gene encoding translation elongation factor Ts, yielding MSISASLVMQLRERTGAGMMECKKFLIATNGDIEAAIIEMRKAGQAKADKKADRVAAEGVIIIARSVDGRSAVMLEINSETDFVARDENFTNFANSVANAALNSSATTIVELSAMPLPSGGTVEQARQQLVAKIGENIKLRRIERMHCDTGVIGCYLHGSRIGVMAALKNGDEELAKDIAMHIAASKPIVVSKDQVSTEAIENEREIFTAQAKESGKPQEIIDKMIEGRINKFIDEVSLLGQPFVKNPDIKVGQLLKEKNTEVLSFVRYEVGEGIEKKEDNFVEEVMAQVRT
- the rpsB gene encoding 30S ribosomal protein S2 — encoded protein: MMNISMRELLESGAHFGHRTRFWNPEMGDYIFGSRNKIHIINLEKTMVMLNDVVNYVGRLASNKAKILFVGTKRAAQDSIREHAKRCGMPYVDHRWLGGMLTNYKTVRQSIFRLKELKEMKEKGLFTGMIKKEALMLTRELEKLERGLGGIEHMGGLPDALFVVDVGFEHIAVEEAHRLKIPVIGVVDTNNSPRNIDYIIPGNDDSMRAVDIYVRCIADAILDAKGTNTVGVGSSDAEFVEVVEQTKDAEKAGE
- a CDS encoding glycosyltransferase family 88 protein, with protein sequence MYQYNPNLHVKIWLSNNPNVFMNLENQIRLIEMRENNPNDTIHLVYDSALLTHASVNSLDEFCKEHNIITLDANTLLATLQSDNELKLYSFYKEELSNLKSGGNLAVASDILRWLSPIFKKGTYTDFDFPIDTSKLPKLIATEMPILLNIGSLKMGRKEFILSNNDFVAIVDELAAKKDIERVQSGLISRLAHYDTDFIERTENELNANSFINRHLLKFMKNRSESLYIAKSKEILPPDTSDSSLKIRAYINEVMTDRNKFLDFNKIEAQETQEEVIKRLRKDLETQLNLIKYLFFSKEYSSIRRILEKNDEKFLAYLMNKERDLYIKSIVVCTTGPIQISNALFSGYVVDSDKFIKEIQPLSFNHYGLQNAFRSQNSIPLHENVLGMLKFLGVDEGELNDSSWLDSGKKLQASRTKFLATRQKELAQSLPVSFFTIKNDIEQYIQKIPHTSIHFTSKGKNRAKIDLELVLSCFTQENEFNILQFKNILHSIRQHNGYTQKLIKELDSLCHNATIFSLTKDKKIKLGDPWYH
- a CDS encoding Rab family GTPase codes for the protein MIYKVVFFGKSDSGKTQLNNRIANLNFEDGAPLTIGADFLTRRIDSNNSVSIWDTAGREKYKGMSKMFYRGADVGVFCIDLTQEIKEEEILKSIQEFRHYVPTAPIICVGTKSDSPKADVKALDRIKSKELFADFIITSAKDDKNVENLFGLICKYCSAKLLSLWNENVEALQISLQSLPSEKSLLINKELIELSQVILARPDNSNVSPKIKVKAIEDFKHNCKAILKDEYPDVLKAVLSVAAAAIVLTVTALIGFTIGVACSWWTGPGAFFAGLLSGYTAAVTVASSSTMLGALTGGLTAYGLFKSSPELRAINEFAETVSSFDPAIVL